The sequence GTCTTCAGCATTCACATATACAGTCCAATCACCATCTTCTGGACTAATAATATCGCCGCCTTCAAGACATTTGTCTCCAGAGCATAGTTTTACCTTAAACTGTTTTTCTGTATTACTTGAAAAATCATTGGAATCATAACTATTGGTTACACCTGTGCCCGCGTTATAGAAAGTTAGGCCGCGCTTATCCAGTTTATCCCCTACAGGATCTTCAATTGTAAAGGTGAGTTCTTGATCATAATTGGTGTTCAGGTAGACGCCCTCTTCGACCGGGTTGTCGTCACCACCAATCGGGGGAGTGTAAGTAACCAAAGGATAATCATTATCGATATATAGGGTTTCTATATGGGGATCATCCCCATTGTAACCATAGCTATTTCCATGCTCGTCCATTGCACTCGTTATAAGCTCAAACTTGTCAATACCTGTGAGATTTGACGACTCGGTATTAAGGGTAAATAAATACTCTTTTTTATAACTATCACCACCTGACTCTCGAATATTAAGGTCAATTGGGGTTCCCGTATTCGGTTCAGTTTTTTCATACCACATAGTAACAAATGATGGCTGACTGCCTTCTTCTACTACAATGCCAGATGGATCCTCCAAAAGAATCTGCGAATTTAAAACCCCAGCAACGTAACGTTTATTTCCAACCCATGTTTCTCGGCCATTTTCAATACTTAGCGAAGGTTGAGGCGGTGATTTATCAATACTTTCGACATCACCGTCTATAATCTGTTCGCCATCTAGGCTTGGGTTCGCCATTGATATCTGGTCGGCGTATCTCTGAGCTAGGTTAGCTGCTACACCATACTTTTCAGTCATAATGTTATAGTACGATTGCGCTAAGTCATTACGGTAAGACTTTGAGCTAAATTCATATGAATCTAGAACTATTTTTTTACCCCCACTACCAATACCGTTAGCTTGGCCATCGTACTGCAAGTCATCATAAATTGCGGAAGCAAAATCAACAGAGTTACTTAGTAGCATATTGTTTACTTGGGTAATGTCGTAAATCGCTTCTACTAAAAACCTATGAATGTAATTATTAGGCAGTTTTTCCGGAATAGCACCTTTCAACATTTCATTCGTTGCATACGAAACGATCGTTGGGTCGAAACCAAAGAATGAGTCGCTTCCACCAGCGAGAGCATTTTGTACGTCGTCTAAAATTCGTGCGGCATTCTCAGGAGTCTTGTTTCCAGCTTCAACTTGATTCCACTGAGAGTCAAACAGTCCGGTTTGGTATGTTGCTAGCTCGGTAATATAAAAAGTCTTAGAACCATTTAGTTTGAAGTAAGCTCCTATATTCGCGCTATTTAAGTTCACTTGTTCTGATTGTGAACCAGGGTCACTCTTCCACTTGTAGTAATGCGGTTGCGTATTACCATCGATACCGATTAACCGAACTCGCATAAAGTCATAGTTGACTAAATCTGTTGTCGCTTCGCAACTCGCAACATCAAGTGCTGGAGAGTTGTCAATTTCTAGCTGTTGAATAGTGGTACAATTTGCTAATGACGTAAATTCTCCGCTCGAACCCAAACCTTCAAGTTGCACTCGAGCACCAATAAATGGAGTAATAACAGTCATTGTGGGTAGGTCAAAACTACTGCGAAAGTAAACTTCTTGAACGGCACTTTTGTTGTTTGATTCGTCGATGGTTTGTATAACGAGCTTTTGGCCTGCATTTTCAGAAACAGATTTAAAACTCTCTCCCAAAATTTCTTTCACAAATGGAACGTAGTAAATGATTTCACTTACATGGCCACTACTATTGAGAATTTCTTCGTGGGGAATTTTCGCTAAATATTTATCTGTAGATGCTTTAGTTTCCGTCGTTTTCTGAAAAGCGTATGTACCGTCATTGTTTTGGCTTACATAATACTTGACAGAAAGCGTTAACTTATCTGCGCTTGAACCCAAAGCAGACTCGGAACTGATATCCGAAACTCTTACTCGTACGTAAGGGATGTTATTTTCTTTAAGCAAGTTTACTTTGAAATCATCAAACTCAACCCCACTAAGTGAGCCTTGAAGACCTGTACTTGCGTACATGAAATCAATTTTCAGATAGTCGCGGCTCGATTGCACACTTTCTGACGTATAGGTACTTTGGGTATATGCGCCTTCGTATGTCGTCCTTTCCCCATCCACATCGACATTTACAAATGCCATCGAGGTCCCTTCTGGGTACGTAATATCTTGAGCTGGCTCTTGATCATCCTTAGTTACTGTATGTGGCTCTATTCCTACATTCCCTTGCGTATCTGTCGCCGTAATTTCAAATGATGTTGTTGATGATGAAAAGTCCGCTGCTGGATAGCTCTCTTCGAAGCTACAAGCGCTACCAAACTCAGCGTTCATCGGCTTACATTCTAAATTTTTAGGCAGTTCTCCATTGATTCTTACCGTCGTTGATTCAATATTTTGATAATCTTCTTTTATAATTCCTCTAAGAAAATAGTAATCATCTTTGCCATTGAAAGTTTCTTCTGAAGTTACCTCAATTACCGGCGCATTGTTGTCCCACTCAAAATCCACATAATGGCCAACATCTCGCCCTTGAATTAATTCATTACCTAAGACATCAGTCGTATAAAAAACCAAACGTGCCGCAGTTACATTTGAGAGTTCCGTATCCGAATCAACTTCTACCGCGTCAATGGCTTTTGTGTCTACGCTTACTTTAATGCTTGTTTCTCGAAGACCAGATTCAAAGCCGTTAAATTCCAAGAAACAAAACTCGCTATCCGAAGTTTGTTCATCGTCACACTGACCCTCAAGCGACCAGACACCATCCAATTGATATTCAAGGTACGCTGAAACACCTTGAACACCAATTTCATCATTGATCTTAATATCCACTTTATCGAGACCTGCCAATACATCACTGTCTGTTCTAGACACTGTAGGCGCTTCGGTATCAATTTCGGTTTCGTCACGAGGTGGGATCACACCACCAGTACCGCTGTTAGTACCTTGGTCATTAATCTTACGACTAAATTCAACATAGTCGTCTGCATCCGTTCCTGAAATATTTAAGTTAGGATCATTGACGACAATTAGAACATGCTGCGCCAAATCGTTAGTGTAAACTTCACTAGAGACTTTTTGTTGACCGAAGGTCAAAGGGGTTACCCCTCCAGACACAGAACTTATTTCCAGCCCATCAAGAAGACCATCGGCAATGACATCTCGATACTGGATATCAGCCAAATGCATAGATGTGTAAATATTACTCTGTGTATCACCGTACGTTTGAATTAAGTCATACGAATAAGAAGAATAAGCGGTTAACAAAGCACCATATTGGTGACCAGATGTAGCAAAACTACTTTGACCACCTTTGGTTATGTCGATCGGAGTGGTTTCATTGACATCGAAACCATACATATCGTTAATGCTATTTAGTGATTCTGATATAGCAGTAGAGTCTGACACTCCCCTGCCTACTTTGTATTGAGTTAAGCCTGATACTATGTTCGTTAAAGGGGTCAGCATTAAGCTTTGATCACGACCTTCTTTGTAATTGAGCATAGCTTCTAAACGCAGTGTTTTACCGTTACTAACAGACACTGTATTTTTCGTTAAGGGATCGGTATAACTGCCTTCTTTTGCAACGATGAAAAGTGGCATCGATGAAGATTCAAATTCAACCTTGTAGTCACCAAAAGCATCGGAAGTCGTACTTGCTAACTTCCTACCTAGGTTTCCATCCTTGTATTCAAACACCTCAATTTTCGCACCGCTCACAGGAGCGTCAAAAACGTTACCTGAGATACTTCCGGTATTCCTTGCTGGCGGGGTATTATCACCTCCACCTTCCCCACCGCCACATGCGCTTAAGATAAACGACGTAACAATAAGACCTAATGTTGATTTCAGCGTATTTTTAGTGAACATAGTATTCTGGCAGAGTATATTTTGCCGCGATTATATTATCGTCTAAGATTTTCTCAACATGACACAATAACTACTTGTAAAGTACAATTTATCTAAATCAAAAGGTGAAAGGTTTGTTTTTTATCACTCTAAAAACACACCCTATACCTTTAACCAGTCATTACGAAGGAATGAACTAAAATAACATGCAAAAAAAACAAATAAATATTATGATCTAATTCTTATTTTTGTTCATTAACCGAATTTTATTGATAATTTATGTATTTGAAAATAAATAGCAATTTAAGTCTCCGCACCCTTGCCTCTGGCCTTTTGATGGTTTTTTTGATCATTGCAACAGCCATATCGCCAAGCTACAAAAATTCAAATACTAATAAAAAACAATCACCTAAACTAACTAAAACCAAAAGCACTCATATTCCAACCCCAGCTCCGACATCTGAAATGGTTTCCGGAGTTGTGAAATACTCTTTTGTCAGTTCCATACTATCTTCTGGTTTGACCAACAATGAATTAAAATCACTATTGAGTCTATTAGGTGATAATTTTGACATTATTAAATCAGTTAATAACGGTGATAAGTTTTCAATAAAAACTCAACATGACGGCTTAAATACAGAATATGTTAGTGCTTTTTACTATTTAGGTAGTGATGTAGAGTTCTTTGCCATGAGAGGGGCTGATGATAATATCTACAACGAAAATGGATATAAATTAAATAATGATTATGTCTTCCCTCTTCCTCAGCATTTTCGAGTAAGTTCATCATTCGATTTAAACCGGAAACATCCTATAACGAATCGAATTGCACCGCACTTTGGAACAGATTACGCGACACCTATTGGCACAGAGGTTCACTCATTATCAGACGGCGTCGTTTTGAAATCTCGATATAATCGTTTTGCTGGTAACTACCTAACCATAAAACATACTGATGGGAACTACGCACGCTACCTGCACCTTTCACAGAGAGATGTTGAAGTTGGGGAATACATAACAAAAGGCCAGATAATCGGACTTACAGGAAATTCTGGCCGAACAACTGGACCTCACCTACATTTGGAGTTGTCGGTTGCAGGAGTGCCCGTCAATTTCGAACAGTATATCAACACCGAAAGAAGCTATAACGACCAATTCATATACATCGCTCAAGCAGAGCGTAAACAGCTAATAAAAAGCCTAGCTCAATCGGTACAATCAAGCCAACCTCCAACATAGTGCTTGTCGGAGTAACATTTGATTTTATCTTTGAGGCAAACCAAGTAAATACTCGCATTATTTGTCTCCGAATAGGCGACTCAAATAACGCGTTCTCTCACTAACTCACCTGAAGTTGCTATCAGTTAATCAAAGGCTTAGCCGCATGAGCACTGCGCTATAAATTGTAACGTAGTATTCAATTTCAATTGAACTTCTTAGAATCTTTGCGCAAATACCTTTTTCTCTAGTTCTTCTAAGCGATATAGCGCTTTACACGCCCTAGCGAACCCTTACAATGTGCAGCAAATATATTTATCAAGGTTTATCTCTATGTCTATTCAATGGTTTCCGGGGCACCTGCATTAAAATTCCAAGAACAATCAGGAAATACCACAATCACAGCAAAATCAGAAACTTACAAACAATCACCATCCCAAAACATTCCAGTAAATTCCACTCCAATTCAACATTTTGGTACCCCACCTGGTACCCCACCAGACTAGTTTGCTATACAATGGTCTCTATTCTCTCATCTATGTAATTATGATTATGGCTAAACGGATTACAGATACATCAATCAAAGCGCTCGTTATCAAAGACAAGGAATATACCTACACTGTTGAAGAGGGCTTACAGCTCCGTATTCGACCTAAACGCTCCAGTGCAGGAACTGGAACGAAAGCCTGGCAGTTTAAGTATCGTCACCCTGTAACGCGTAAAGTAACCAAAATTTCGATGGGAACCTATCCTTCTTTACGACTGGCAACCGCTAAATTAGAAGCAGCAGAATATCGGAAACAAATTGCGGAAGGTTTAGACCCTAAGCGCCTTAAAGAAGATAAGAGAATTGAAGAGCTGCGTAAGCACAACGATAACTTTCTTGCAGTTGCAACGATGTGGTTTGAAAGAAAACGTAAGTCTGTTAGTCCCTTTCATGCAGAGCGGACCTGGAGAACATTGGGAAAATACGTATTCGACCATTTAGGCGCACTTCCCATAAGTGAGATTAGTCGACGTGATGCTATTGAAACACTGAGGCCGTTAGAGTCCGAAGGAAAGTTATCAACGATTAAAAGAATTTGCCAAAGCCTAAATCAAATAATGGAATACGCTGTAGCAAGCGATGTCATAGCCGCTAATCCTCTAACAAAAATGATCAATTCATTTGAGAAACACCAAGTTGAAAACATGCCTACCATTCGTCCTGAACTATTAGGCGACTTTTTGTCTCGATTGGAGCAAAATGAAAACATCCAAGATAAAACCAAACTACTGCTACTTTGGCAATTGCACACAATCGCACGTCCAAAAGAAGCGGCAAGAACACGCTGGAAAGACATCGATTTAAAAAACCTATGCTGGACCATACCTGCCGAAGAAATGAAGCGTAGACGTGAACACAGAGTTCCTCTAACCGAGCAGGCTATTACCGTTCTTGAACAAATCAGAATTCAAAGTGGCGGTAAAGAATTCGTCTTCCCTGGTGAACGAAACCCACAGAGTCATATAAGCATCTACACAGCCAATGCTGCTTTAAAACGCAGCTTAGGGTTTAAAGATGAACTCGTTGCACATGGTTTAAGAGCTATTGCATCAACCGCCCTACACGAGCAAGGCTTTGACACACTGCATATTGAAGCTTGCCTATCGCACATGGACAAGAATACGACAAGAGCGAGCTACAACCGCTCAGACTTTTTTGAGCAAAGGAAAGAAATCATGAGCTGGTGGAGTGAGTTTATAATGAAAGCGAATAGCAGCCACTAAACAACACGAGTGAGGAAGCCGGACATTCAATAATATACAGCTTGTCATTAACTAATAAACATTAAAAAGAGCAACTAACATGGATGTGAATCAATTCTCTAAATTAGTGGCTGAGGTTAACATAGGCAAACAACTGCCCAATGCGATTTACCTTCATAAAGATGCATTCAGTGCCCTACCTAATGCATTGATACAGCTCATTCCTGCCGTAGCAAAAGCCGTTAACTTAGATGAAGAAGACTGGAACCTCGTTAAGCTGTTTAAAAAAGAGTTCCGTTTATCTCTTCTCCACTACCCTAATTTTTATACTGATTCCTATCCCGCATTAGAACAAAGTCTCAATGTCGACCTCTCTAAACTAAGCCACAAAATTACAGGTTATCGCGAATCTGAAAACCCACCGATCTTACATAGAAAAGAGACCATGGTTTTGCCAACGAGTGAATATTACGAACATTTCGTTTCACTCACACAAGAAGGCGAGAATGCAGGCCTGTACGAAAACAGCCGTTTGATTGGTTTTAAACGTTCTTGGGAAAACCTAATAGCACGCAATGGTTACGAGCTTGTCGATGGTCGACTATTCCGATGCTCCTCTGTAACAACGCAAGAAGAAACTGGGATTGATAGGTACAGAACGGCCATCGTTCGTCATGAACTCTCCGCACCAATGAAGACTCTCGTTAAACATGGTTACTTAAAAGGCGAACACTCAATTTTCGATTATGGCTGTGGCCGCGGAGACGATTTAAGAGAGCTCGAAGCACATGGCCTCGACGCTCTGGGTTGGGATCCGAACTTTCAACCCGACAACGACAAATCCAGTTCTGATATCGTAAACATAGGGTTTGTTCTTAACGTAATAGAAGACCAAGATGACAGACTCAAAGCCCTACTAGACGCATGGGAGCTAGCAGACAAGTTTCTGGTGGTTTCTGTCATGCTGGCTAACGAAAACTACATTGCTCAGTTCAAACCTTATAAAGATGGGGTCATCACCTCTCGTAACACCTTCCAAAAATACTATACGCAATCAGAAATCAAAGCGTACATAGAGAGAAGCCTACAAAAAGACGCAATTACCGTCGCGCCTGGTATTTTTTATATCTTCAAAGACAAATTGGAAGAGCAACTGTACCTGCAAAGTAAATACAAACGCCACCACAAATGGCAGCAACTGACGTCACCAGAGCCTATTGAAGCCAAAGACAAAGCCAAACTGCTTATTACTCAACATCAAGGCTTGTTTAATAGCTTTTGGAATACCTGTTTGGATTTAGGTCGCATTCCTGCCAATGATGAATTTGAACAATCTGACAAAATTCTTGAGTTAATAGGCTCACACAGAAAAACCTTCAACTTACTGCAAGAGATGTTTGATACCTAAGAATTTGAACAAGCAGAAAAGAGCCGAAAAGAAGATCTTCTCCTCTACTTTGCTATGGGACTGTTTGAGAAAAGAAAACCCTATACGCAGCAACCAGAGCCCCTAAAGCGCGACATCAAAGCCTTGTTTGATGATTACAAAACCGCAATCAACCTGGCTGCGGAATTACTGTTTGCGATTGCCGACACCGACTTAATTCATCAGCAATGCGAGAAAGCACACGGTCAACTACCAGCAAGCCTGCTAAACGAAGGGCACTCACTGATCCTACATCGAGACCTTATTGCGTATTAACATTAAGGAGATCGGGTAATAACATCGATGGAGATCAGTTTTCTCCGGCTTCATAGAACCCTCTTTTAACTTACATTTACTGATCTCCTTCCGTCAACTGACTACATACTTTTCTCATTGATTCTCCCGCTAAGTTCACTTTTATGCTTCCGTGAACGAGACGGTCTAAGATCGCATCTGCGTGAGTAGCATCTCCGATCATCCTATGCCACTCCTCTATCGGGAGTTGGCTGATGAGCAAGATTGACCCTTTTTGATAATGTTGATCGATGATTTCAAGTAGATCACTACGCTGATCGGCGGCGAGAGGCTCAAGCCCCCATAGAATGCTGATAGTTAACTTGATTCCGAACCATAGATAGAAAATTACCATTCGATTTAGTATTTCGACAACTTAAACCGTACCTCAATTCATATATATACTCGATTACTTCCTTTTTTTCCTCATTAATAAACGCATCATCATCGTTAACTGACGTTGCTATTTGTTCAAGATATTCATACAGAGTGAACCAAACATCAGCATAAAATGAAAAAAGCCTGGGATCAGGTTAAATATAGAAAGAAAATAAAATCAAAAAATAAGACCACTATAAATCTCGTGATTAGCCAGGAGTCTAAAGAGAATTTAAAATCAATATCTGAATTTTATGAGCTGAACTTAAATGAAACATTTGAACGCATTATTTCAGAAGAGGCTAGAATGATAAAAGACATACCCACCTAAATAAGCATCCAGTATATCTATGGTCGTAAACAGATATATCCCTAGAAATCATTTATATCAGACACAAATGCATCTACTGCTTGTCGGATATTTAAAGCAAAGACCTCAGCAAGCTTTGACATTGGTTAGTGAGCAGGTGTCAGTATTGCGTGATCATAAGCTATAGCTGGAGCAAAGGGGCGAAATACAACGTTCCCTTGATTTCCTTTATATAGTTTATAACTAGCGGCACTGATGGGGTCACAGATACAAGCACATAGCTGTTGTTCGACAAACTCAAAACCAGAGATGTAGTTCTGTAGCTCAAATCTAGGTCGATAAGTGACGTTATGTTCTTCAAATAACAGTCTTGTGTGTTCACTTGCCGAATGACGGGTAAACAGCGCTGCTAGGGGGACATTATCTAAGTCTTTTGGAGTAATGAGCGGTTTACTCGCTAAAGGGTGATCCTTGTGTAATGCACACACTCCCTCAAGCTGTATAGGTTCTACATGAAATGAATCTCTGTCCTTAGGCAGCTCTGAATAACCTATATCGTACTGCTGAGATGCAATCCAGTCTTGAACAATAGTAGAACTTCGCATCATCATGGATACTTCAACTTCAGGTCTGTCCTTTACATATTCAGCTATAACATGCGGCATAAAAAATAATGCGGCAGCGGGCATACAAGCAATACGTAACTTCCCTCTAGTGAGGTTTTTCACTTCTGCCATTAACTGAGTTGAACGAGTTAAACGTTCTAAAATCGCCTCAGTTTCTTCCAACAAAAAATATGCTTCAGGGTTGGGGATTAAACGCCCCTTTTGTCGTTCAAAGACTGTTAAACCTAACTCCTTCTCAAGACCTACGATCATAGAGCTCACTGTCGCTTAACAAAGTGTCCAGTCTATCTGGTGCAGATCATAAATGTCACATCCATAAATTAAACACAGCTTTATTGACGAGTTTTTGGCTGTAGCTTTTGGAGAAAAACAATTTCAGGTGGATATCGGCACACCACTTCAACACAATCGTCATCTGTAGTTATAAAAAACGAATAGCCGTTATCACTGCCCATAGCAAAAGTTACAGGGCTCTCTATACTCCAGGGATGTCCCTTAACTTTAAAGCAGTTGTGATTTATCTGTCTTTCGCTCCAAATATGCAATAGACCTCCCTCATCCAACAGCCTAAATGCTGATGCTGATAGAAATTTCAACTCAAACACTGATTCAGATTCAAGGTGAAACAAGGTAACAGTCAATAACGCCCTGGCTCTAGCTGGCATTTGGAAGTGATAACTTTTACCAGACGAGTAACTCACACGCCATTCATCTCCTCCCCATACCACACTAATTATTGACAATGTTCCTTCATTAAAAGGGGTATCCCAAGGTTCAAAAATCATTCCAATATCAACTCCACTATTTTTGTCTGTTATGTCACTCAAACTACACATAATTTAATCTCTTATCTTTCGAGTGTCATACTCCAGTGATAACCCATACTTTAGCATTCATAATTGATAGTTTAATAGTCGATATGAATACCTCATTTAGCTATCATTTGTTTAACCCACGCAAACAAAATAGTAGCTATGACATCGTCATGAATGCAATTCCAAATGCGGCAATACCTACACCAAACCATTTACTAGCAAATAAATTTGAAACTCGCTCACCAACAAGCATAGTTGCAGCTGCAGTACTTAGCATGCCAATACCAAATCCGGATAAACTTCCTGTCATTTCAATACCGTGAGCAAATCCATGGAAAAATAGCAAACCAATTGACAAAACTAACAAACGTTTTGTGAAAGGTTCTCCTTGGTAAAAAGTATTCCAAATACCCAGTGCGACAACAAAAATTGAAGCCGTAATTACTTGTTCAAGACCGGTAATGTCACCAAGAGCACGACCAGTCATTAAGCCCATAGCTAAGCTAGCAAGCGCTGAAATAAACAACATTAATTTAATCTTTAATGATGAATTGTTTTTCCTGACTGGATCATGGTTTACTAAAGAATGGGTTATACGGCTGATCAATATACCTAGGCCAAGTAGCATAATTAAGTGATCAAGCCCTGTTAGTGGGTGCAACATACCATTAGTAATTGAGTTATGTTCCATTTGTCCAGAGTGAGCAAAGGCTACTGGAGTGGAGAATAAAATTGGAAACATGAGCAAACGTGAACATTTCATTGATAAAACCCTTCATTTATTTAGTTAATTTTGTATTGATACTTTCATTTACCAAAGCACACACAAAATACGCTACAAATAATTAACATACTTTATTTTAAGTATGTTAGGCATTATTTGCTAATGCATATACAGCGCTAGTAACGCTAATATTTTTCCCATCTTTGCAATCCACAACAAAAGGGACGCCAGTTAACCCTACCGAATTAGCCTCATCAATATCATTATCAATAGTCTTATCAAAATCTTTGCTGTCGAGTTGTTCTTCTGTCAAAGTAATATCTAACTCTGCTCCCAATTTTATGAGTATTTTGGTATCGCCAATATCTTGACCTTTAGTAAAATAAGCGGAAAAAATTTTCTCATACAGCGCCGATGAATCTCTTTTTTGTGCTTCAACTATCTTTATTGCACGATGAGCACGGCGTGTGTTAGGAGTCAGCAAAATATTATCAAAATTGATTTTTAGACCTTCATTTATTGCGACATTTAAGGCAATGGCGTCCCGTCGGCGTGATTCTTCCATTGAACCAAACTTTCTTTCTCTGTAAGTCGTACGTGGAATACCAGCTTCTGGAAAATTCATATTTAATTGGAATGCACGATATTTTATATTTTGAGTAGCTATTGCATTTAAACGAACGGCTTCTTCTATACGGTGATATCCAATATAAGAATATGGACAAGTGAAATCCAAGTAAATATCAAGCATATTCATACGATAGTCCTCTTCTGTAACATAACATAATTGTTAATCATGGTGATGGTGACTTTTGATGTAGTGTTGCGCTAGTAAGTCCGTACTGAAATCCCCTTTTGGGTCACGCCATACACTATGAATATGGTTTGCATTACGCTGAGTATTATCAAATTCGATAACCAAACCTTCCCCTTGAATGCGATAATAACTCGGCTCTCCCGCTCGAACTGCACCCGCCCAAGCAAAGTGCAACCCATCAAATCGCTCACCTGTGACTTTTCTTAATTCAAGATCTGCAACCTCATCTGGCAATCGTCCAACATAAAGATTAATTAATTCTGTTAGGATATCTCGCTGATGTTTATTCATATCAGCTGCGGCTAACCCCTTAGGGATTGAGGAAAAACTGACGGCTTTGCGATGTTTACTAGTGAGCCCTATCTGTTGTTCGAGTAAGTCTTGAACGCGCTCAAAGTGAGCTTGCTGTTGGCCGCGAAATTTTTGTCGCCAAACATCTGCAAGTCGCCTAGGTTCGATAGGATTTGGCCCCACATCAATCGAACTACGATTACCTCCTACAGTGTCAATAGGGGGAATCGGAGAAATCACTACGCGGGATTGCTGTTGATCACTAAAATTTTTAAGTAAATCAAATGCTGTGTCTTGTAAGGAGCCGAGGGGGCGTAGCATATGCGCCCCCAAAAGTGGCGATGTTGCGGGATCTGCACCTAAGAAACTGGGGGTTCCTGACGTTAATTGACCATCTACAATAGTATTATTGATTGAAATATGATGTCCACCAAAACGCCACCCCCAATTCAGACCAATTGGATTGCCAAAAATACGAAGGTAATAGCGACTTGGATCCCTAAAGCGTCCCTTACCAGCATTTAAGCTATGTCCTTCAATACGATCGAGGACATTTTCTAGTCCTATTATTGTTGAAACCGTGGCATAACCTGCTTCTGAGAGCCCTGTAGCCAAAAGATTAAAGGCTAGAGCTTGCTGACGTTCATTCATTTGGGCAAGCGTCAACCCACCGTGGTCACTGGGTGTATAGAACCACATTGTACGTTCAGTATTCGAAGGAAAGTCCCACACAGCCGTTGATAATTGGTTCGAACGAAGAGAAGAAATAAATAAATCTGCCGCATTACTCATTTTCGCTGCAATGTTCGTTCTCACTGTTTCTTCAGTTGACTTCATAACTGCATTCTCTACTTTTGATCTAAAAATTAAAATTTTTCATATATAA comes from Vibrio bathopelagicus and encodes:
- a CDS encoding peptidoglycan DD-metalloendopeptidase family protein; amino-acid sequence: MYLKINSNLSLRTLASGLLMVFLIIATAISPSYKNSNTNKKQSPKLTKTKSTHIPTPAPTSEMVSGVVKYSFVSSILSSGLTNNELKSLLSLLGDNFDIIKSVNNGDKFSIKTQHDGLNTEYVSAFYYLGSDVEFFAMRGADDNIYNENGYKLNNDYVFPLPQHFRVSSSFDLNRKHPITNRIAPHFGTDYATPIGTEVHSLSDGVVLKSRYNRFAGNYLTIKHTDGNYARYLHLSQRDVEVGEYITKGQIIGLTGNSGRTTGPHLHLELSVAGVPVNFEQYINTERSYNDQFIYIAQAERKQLIKSLAQSVQSSQPPT
- a CDS encoding tyrosine-type recombinase/integrase; this translates as MAKRITDTSIKALVIKDKEYTYTVEEGLQLRIRPKRSSAGTGTKAWQFKYRHPVTRKVTKISMGTYPSLRLATAKLEAAEYRKQIAEGLDPKRLKEDKRIEELRKHNDNFLAVATMWFERKRKSVSPFHAERTWRTLGKYVFDHLGALPISEISRRDAIETLRPLESEGKLSTIKRICQSLNQIMEYAVASDVIAANPLTKMINSFEKHQVENMPTIRPELLGDFLSRLEQNENIQDKTKLLLLWQLHTIARPKEAARTRWKDIDLKNLCWTIPAEEMKRRREHRVPLTEQAITVLEQIRIQSGGKEFVFPGERNPQSHISIYTANAALKRSLGFKDELVAHGLRAIASTALHEQGFDTLHIEACLSHMDKNTTRASYNRSDFFEQRKEIMSWWSEFIMKANSSH
- a CDS encoding ATP-binding protein, with product MVIFYLWFGIKLTISILWGLEPLAADQRSDLLEIIDQHYQKGSILLISQLPIEEWHRMIGDATHADAILDRLVHGSIKVNLAGESMRKVCSQLTEGDQ
- a CDS encoding LysR substrate-binding domain-containing protein, giving the protein MIVGLEKELGLTVFERQKGRLIPNPEAYFLLEETEAILERLTRSTQLMAEVKNLTRGKLRIACMPAAALFFMPHVIAEYVKDRPEVEVSMMMRSSTIVQDWIASQQYDIGYSELPKDRDSFHVEPIQLEGVCALHKDHPLASKPLITPKDLDNVPLAALFTRHSASEHTRLLFEEHNVTYRPRFELQNYISGFEFVEQQLCACICDPISAASYKLYKGNQGNVVFRPFAPAIAYDHAILTPAH
- a CDS encoding HupE/UreJ family protein, which produces MKCSRLLMFPILFSTPVAFAHSGQMEHNSITNGMLHPLTGLDHLIMLLGLGILISRITHSLVNHDPVRKNNSSLKIKLMLFISALASLAMGLMTGRALGDITGLEQVITASIFVVALGIWNTFYQGEPFTKRLLVLSIGLLFFHGFAHGIEMTGSLSGFGIGMLSTAAATMLVGERVSNLFASKWFGVGIAAFGIAFMTMS
- a CDS encoding DsbA family oxidoreductase, with product MNMLDIYLDFTCPYSYIGYHRIEEAVRLNAIATQNIKYRAFQLNMNFPEAGIPRTTYRERKFGSMEESRRRDAIALNVAINEGLKINFDNILLTPNTRRAHRAIKIVEAQKRDSSALYEKIFSAYFTKGQDIGDTKILIKLGAELDITLTEEQLDSKDFDKTIDNDIDEANSVGLTGVPFVVDCKDGKNISVTSAVYALANNA
- a CDS encoding DUF3500 domain-containing protein, with amino-acid sequence MKSTEETVRTNIAAKMSNAADLFISSLRSNQLSTAVWDFPSNTERTMWFYTPSDHGGLTLAQMNERQQALAFNLLATGLSEAGYATVSTIIGLENVLDRIEGHSLNAGKGRFRDPSRYYLRIFGNPIGLNWGWRFGGHHISINNTIVDGQLTSGTPSFLGADPATSPLLGAHMLRPLGSLQDTAFDLLKNFSDQQQSRVVISPIPPIDTVGGNRSSIDVGPNPIEPRRLADVWRQKFRGQQQAHFERVQDLLEQQIGLTSKHRKAVSFSSIPKGLAAADMNKHQRDILTELINLYVGRLPDEVADLELRKVTGERFDGLHFAWAGAVRAGEPSYYRIQGEGLVIEFDNTQRNANHIHSVWRDPKGDFSTDLLAQHYIKSHHHHD